In one Candidatus Marinarcus aquaticus genomic region, the following are encoded:
- a CDS encoding M15 family metallopeptidase gives MNRRNFLQLLTYGAVAVGATPKLFAKATMSEDAYFPVDSLTTALQLNKKEDIYLDEQYRASFYSVVKKLNLVQRHVGFGNYNVLSFDQAISTARWSSKIESFTDEELAFMEYIFYYNPNVHGFYGERTCQSITEAISKKEIIKIPHSGHYLFKERSLATYNSMVKDIGNSIILTSGVRSVMKQMKLFLDKLDRTDLNLSKASISLAPPAYSYHSNGDFDVGKKGFGYDNFTERFASTEEFNKMIKLTYVDIRYTVNNKDGVRYEPWHVTVV, from the coding sequence ATGAATAGAAGAAATTTTTTACAACTTTTAACTTACGGAGCAGTCGCAGTTGGGGCTACTCCAAAATTGTTTGCAAAAGCTACAATGAGTGAAGATGCTTACTTCCCTGTAGATTCGTTGACAACTGCCTTACAGTTGAATAAAAAAGAAGACATCTACTTAGATGAACAATACAGAGCAAGCTTTTACAGTGTTGTAAAAAAACTCAATTTGGTTCAACGTCATGTGGGATTTGGAAACTATAATGTTCTTTCATTTGACCAAGCTATCAGCACCGCACGTTGGTCAAGTAAAATTGAATCATTTACAGATGAAGAACTTGCTTTTATGGAGTATATTTTTTACTATAACCCAAATGTACATGGCTTTTATGGAGAAAGAACCTGTCAATCTATAACAGAAGCCATCAGTAAAAAAGAGATCATTAAAATCCCTCATTCTGGACACTACTTATTTAAAGAGAGAAGTTTAGCAACGTATAACAGTATGGTAAAAGATATTGGTAACAGTATTATTTTAACCTCAGGTGTTCGAAGTGTGATGAAACAGATGAAACTCTTTTTAGATAAACTGGATCGTACAGACTTAAACTTAAGTAAAGCCTCAATCTCTTTGGCTCCTCCTGCGTACTCTTATCACTCAAACGGAGATTTTGATGTGGGGAAAAAAGGCTTCGGATACGATAACTTCACGGAGCGTTTTGCCTCAACAGAAGAGTTTAATAAAATGATTAAATTGACCTATGTTGATATTCGATATACAGTAAATAATAAGGATGGAGTACGGTATGAACCTTGGCATGTTACGGTTGTTTAA
- a CDS encoding DUF493 domain-containing protein — MIDLNKEKLELTYPCSWKYKLVTLSKEDALQSVKEIIIEKEFTLESSNVSKKGKFSSFNLELIVHNEDERVSIYELLRQHKLVKMVL; from the coding sequence GTGATAGATTTAAATAAAGAGAAATTAGAGCTTACTTATCCATGCAGTTGGAAATATAAGCTTGTAACACTTTCAAAAGAGGATGCTTTACAAAGTGTGAAAGAGATTATTATAGAAAAAGAGTTTACTTTAGAAAGCTCAAATGTGAGTAAAAAAGGAAAATTCTCAAGCTTTAACTTAGAGTTGATTGTACACAATGAAGATGAACGTGTTTCCATTTATGAGCTGTTAAGACAACATAAGCTTGTAAAAATGGTTTTATAA